The Lolium rigidum isolate FL_2022 chromosome 1, APGP_CSIRO_Lrig_0.1, whole genome shotgun sequence region TTTCCAAGAGTCTCACATTTATCTTCTGAGATAACCAAAGTCCAACATCAAGAAGCAGTGCATTGCCAGATGCGTCTTGCCCCATTGCCTTCATGTTTTCGGCAATAAGTTTCTGTCCTGCACCCTCAGCAACGACAATGACCATGTGGCCATTGTCCTTCAGCCGCTTTTCTATATATctgaaaagtccaccttcacCTTCCAGGTAGAAAGGTGACTCTGGAATTAAACAACAATCCTGATGCATAGGGAATGTTTGTTAGCTCAACTGAACTAAATTGAACCATTATCTCGAGTGCAAAACATGAAGGTACACTTAAATGTTTTCATCGTGCTGGAAATGTTAACATACCACATCTCTGCTCGCAAGAGTGGCATAATGTGCAATGAAACCTGCAACATTAAGAATATCACTGAATCAAAAGTATGGTCTAGAAGAATGAGTAAATGGCTTACACATTATTACTCTGGAAGTTGCTACAGCATGTAGGCATGTCTGGTTCAAACTTAAAGTGTTACACATTATTACTCTGGAAGTTGCTACACCAAATGTTGCCAACAATCACAACCCAATAAGCTTAAATAAGTCAgctattgcaatatgtttttcctTGAAAAAACATGAAGATGAAATGCAACGATTAGCTTTAGCACCACAAGAAATGCATCTAAATCTCAATTCATATAGTCAAAAAACTGAACATGGTACTTAAGGTTGTAACAGCAATAAGcaatactagaacttcatgggaaACTGTTAATAACGGCAATATATCTAAAAGTTCCAATAGAAGCGCCAGAATTTCTTTAGTGATGCTGCTTTCAGAACAAATATTACCGGACAAACTTTTTAGGCCAATGCGTGAAAGGATACAATGGGCTAATAGCATGTCATATTGTGTACAATGAGATAGTAGAAACTTACCACTGTATCGACCCATTAGCTTTACAAGTCCTATGCCATTCTCAGCACTTCCAGCTTCCACGTGAGCGGCATTTATTGCACGTTGAGCCTCCTCGACAGCACTATCGAAACCAAATGACTTATCAATTACCTGAAATAAGGGTAACAATGGATTCAGGTTGGCATACACATGGAAGTATGTGATTTTTTACCACAATGTCGTATAACATGGAACAGAGTATTACAGGGATATCGTTATCAATAGTCTTCGGAATGCCAGCAACTGCAACTTTGAGACCACGCTTTCTAACCTCCTGCATTCAAATAAGGTAGATAGTGCACTTACAACCATGTTTCAGCAAACTTTTACAGCAATATATAGAGTTAATTGAATATCAGTACATGTTTGGTTCACATTATAAGCTATAAATATCTTATAACCGACCAAATGCTGAGAGTGAAAGTTATAGGTTGATCAGCTTAAGAAGCACTCTCGACTGATCTATAATTGTGCTTACTTCAAAAATGACTCCTGCACCCCTTTGACTACCGTCACCACCAATTACATAGACctggaaaaaaaacaaaaagagtgTGCAAGGATAAGATATCTAGGTTTATGATTCCAAGGGAAGAGCAAAGGGGGGTCCTAAATGGCAGAAGGCAAATCAGTAGAAATGGCCTTTCTTCACTTCACCTGATTAATACCACGGTACTGAATGCTGTCAACAATCTTCATAGTGTCATGGCCTCCTCGTGACGAGCCAAGAATAGTTCCACCCCTTTTGTGAATGTCATTTACACTCTTCGGAGTCAAGTTAATGGTGTTGCGAGCATAGAAACCTCTATAGCCACCCTGCAGAGCGATAATCAAAATGTTAGAAGACAGAGCACCAATATAATAACAGGGATATCTTAGCTTCTTGTGAGGCAATTGCTGTTCCTGTTTTGCAATCTCCTACTCCTGCGTATAAAAAGCTTGCAGTGCACTAGTACTTCTAAGTGAAAAGAACCCGCTATATACGTTAATAACCAAGGAGACAAATTTGGTACAGTGATTACTAGGCATAGTTTACTGGATCCCAAAACTGGAACGGATGCACATTATCCATACTTAACTTGCGCATGATGCATTTTCGTCGCTATCAAGATTTATGTTACTGGGTAGTTGTAACAGAAATAAATTAAGTGCACAACAGTTATTTCAGGATGCAACACAATGGAAGTTGAGGAAATAAGTAATCTGCCGAAGCAGCGGAAGCAGCGGAAGCCCTGGGGGGCTCCATGTGGGTCTTGTGGTGCCATATAATGAGTAATGTATTACCTGAATTCCAAGTATCTTGGTGACACCATACATGTCAGATAAGCCGCATACAATTTCCCTAATCACGGTATTAAGTCCAGGGCACAGTCCTCCGCAGGTGACAATGCATGCATGGACCTCATCAGATTCAAAATAAACCTGACGGAGACAAAACCGAGGTTAGAGAAAACCCTTTCTCATTGTAGGTTGCATATGTCATCATACGAAACACGACGTGGCATACCCTTTGGCGAGGTCCAGCGCGGCGGAAGTGGTTTCCTCTTGAGCCACCCTTGTGAACAACAATCTGCATTGAACAATGAAAATTCATGAAATAAAAGCGAAGACTCTCAAATAAAGTTCATGACAAATTACTAAATAATTTACCTTCTGGCAGACTGTATCGTCTGGGTCTACGAAGTATTGCCTGCAAATAAAGTTTATTGTCGAGTTACTAGCATATATGAGAACAAAAAGCATGGAAGTAAATTAAGTTGGCAAAAGTTGAGTCTTACTTGACA contains the following coding sequences:
- the LOC124683803 gene encoding ATP-dependent 6-phosphofructokinase 3-like → MAPSSPIAAAAAADPDPPQNRPTDAPAPIAVPSPRAQLHHLLDRRDTPRGTAWEPERAMDGTAAAPAATPEAKLVAGEAGYVLEDVPHVSDYLPDLPTYPNPLQDNPAYSVVKQYFVDPDDTVCQKIVVHKGGSRGNHFRRAGPRQRVYFESDEVHACIVTCGGLCPGLNTVIREIVCGLSDMYGVTKILGIQGGYRGFYARNTINLTPKSVNDIHKRGGTILGSSRGGHDTMKIVDSIQYRGINQVYVIGGDGSQRGAGVIFEEVRKRGLKVAVAGIPKTIDNDIPVIDKSFGFDSAVEEAQRAINAAHVEAGSAENGIGLVKLMGRYSGFIAHYATLASRDVDCCLIPESPFYLEGEGGLFRYIEKRLKDNGHMVIVVAEGAGQKLIAENMKAMGQDASGNALLLDVGLWLSQKINEHFKKNKTTINLKYIDPTYMIRAIPSNASDNVYCTLLAHSVVHGAMAGYTGFTVGQVNGRHCYIPFYRITEKQNKVSITDRMWARLLSSTNQPSFLSKQDVEEAKMEDERAAKLLDGSPSNPKA